One stretch of Euphorbia lathyris chromosome 7, ddEupLath1.1, whole genome shotgun sequence DNA includes these proteins:
- the LOC136235894 gene encoding somatic embryogenesis receptor kinase 2 has product MENKARIFDFKWLILLLHPLWLVLGNMEGDALHSLRSNLIDPNNVLQSWDPTLVNPCTWFHVTCNNDNSVIRVDLGNAALSGQLVREIGLLKNLQYLELYSNNITGPIPRDLGNLTNLVSLDLYLNSFTGPIPESLGKLSKLRFLRLNNNSLTGDIPMLLTNISSLQVLDLSNNRLSGVVPDNGSFSLFTPISFANNLDLCGPVTGHPCPGSPPFSPPPPFVPAPPVSSPGGNSATGAIAGGVAAGAALLFAAPAMAFAWWRRRKPQEFFFDVPAEEDPEVHLGQLKRFSLRELQVATDTFSNKNILGRGGFGKVYKGRLADGSLVAVKRLKEERTPGGELQFQTEVEMISMAVHRNLLRLRGFCMTPTERLLVYPYMANGSVASCLRERLPSQPPLDWPTRKRIALGSARGLSYLHDHCDPKIIHRDVKAANILLDEEFEAVVGDFGLAKLMDYKDTHVTTAVRGTIGHIAPEYLSTGKSSEKTDVFGYGIMLLELITGQRAFDLARLANDDDVMLLDWVKGLLKERKVEMLVDPDLENKYVEAEVEQLIQVALLCTQGSPMERPKMSEVVRMLEGDGLAERWDEWQKVEVLRQEVELAPHSNSDWILDSTDNLHAVELSGPR; this is encoded by the exons ATGGAGAATAAAGCTAGAATCTTTGATTTTAAGTGGTTGATCTTGTTGTTGCATCCGTTATGGCTGgttttgggaaatatggaag GTGATGCTTTGCACAGCCTTAGAAGCAACTTGATTGATCCTAATAATGTCTTACAGAGTTGGGATCCTACCCTCGTAAACCCGTGCACGTGGTTTCATGTCACATGTAACAACGATAACAGTGTGATACGAGT TGATCTTGGGAATGCTGCTTtgtctggtcagcttgttcgAGAGATTGGCTTGCTTAAAAACTTGCAATACTT GGAACTATACAGTAATAACATAACTGGACCAATTCCTAGAGATCTTGGGAATCTGACTAACTTGGTGAGCTTGGATCTTTACTTGAATAGTTTTACTGGTCCCATCCCGGAAAGTTTAGGCAAACTCTCAAAATTGCGGTTTCT CCGGCTTAACAACAACAGTTTGACTGGTGACATTCCAATGTTATTGACTAATATCTCATCGCTTCAAGTTCT GGACCTGTCAAACAACCGTCTCTCTGGAGTTGTTCCAGATAATGGTTCCTTTTCACTTTTCACTCCCATCAG TTTTGCTAACAACTTGGATCTTTGTGGGCCTGTTACTGGACATCCATGCCCCGGGTCTCCTCCATTTTCACCTCCACCTCCATTTGTTCCAGCACCCCCGGTCTCTTCACCAG GAGGTAATAGTGCAACCGGAGCAATTGCTGGAGGAGTAGCTGCTGGTGCAGCCTTACTGTTTGCTGCCCCTGCGATGGCATTTGCTTGGTGGCGTCGTAGGAAACCACAGGAATTCTTCTTTGATGTACCTG CTGAGGAGGATCCTGAAGTTCATCTCGGACAACTTAAAAGGTTTTCGCTGCGAGAATTACAAGTTGCAACAGATACTTTCAGCAACAAAAATATTCTTGGTAGAGGAGGATTCGGTAAGGTTTACAAAGGACGTCTAGCAGATGGTTCACTGGTAGCTGTCAAAAGATTGAAAGAGGAGCGTACACCTGGAGGGGAGCTGCAGTTTCAAACAGAAGTAGAGATGATAAGCATGGCTGTTCACCGGAATCTACTTAGATTACGCGGGTTTTGCATGACACCAACTGAACGACTGCTTGTTTATCCCTACATGGCCAATGGAAGTGTTGCATCTTGTTTAAGAG AACGCCTGCCATCACAACCTCCTCTTGATTGGCCAACACGGAAGCGAATTGCTCTAGGATCTGCTAGGGGTCTATCTTATTTGCATGATCATTGTGACCCAAAGATCATTCATCGTGATGTAAAAGCTGCAAACATTTTATTGGATGAGGAATTCGAGGCAGTAGTTGGGGACTTTGGGTTGGCTAAGTTGATGGATTACAAGGATACTCATGTGACTACTGCTGTCCGTGGTACAATTGGGCATATAGCTCCAGAATACCTCTCTACGGGAAAATCATCTGAAAAAACTGACGTTTTTGGTTACGGGATTATGCTTCTAGAGTTAATTACTGGACAGAGGGCTTTCGACCTGGCTCGGCTTGCAAATGATGATGATGTGATGTTGCTGGACTGGGTAAAAGGGCTTCTGAAAGAGAGAAAGGTAGAAATGTTGGTTGATCCAGATCTGGAAAACAAATATGTAGAAGCAGAGGTAGAGCAGCTAATACAGGTAGCATTGCTGTGTACTCAAGGATCACCAATGGAGAGGCCGAAAATGTCGGAAGTGGTGAGAATGCTGGAAGGAGACGGCTTAGCAGAAAGATGGGACGAGTGGCAAAAGGTGGAAGTACTCCGGCAAGAGGTGGAGCTAGCTCCTCATTCTAATTCAGACTGGATTCTTGACTCAACAGATAATCTCCATGCAGTTGAGTTATCTGGTCCAAGGTGA